The proteins below come from a single Conger conger chromosome 10, fConCon1.1, whole genome shotgun sequence genomic window:
- the csrnp2 gene encoding cysteine/serine-rich nuclear protein 2 isoform X1 translates to MLMKAAQPLGPFPRMPHTHPRGGEVMESVRTLGLKRRFEEVDPGSTCSTPKDSDDEVSSSDSAESCDSLNAPSCSSNSSNSSLTPTSILRRRVPPMGGKRVRFGAVTVFYFSRRQGFTSVPSQGGSSLGMARRHSAARRYTLGEFAREQEHGHLQALRRHLHQEKLEARKRKLTRNGTVACAAAEALTLADVSDEDLDVEGVEVDECFFLQPLPIKRRRALLRASGIGRIDAREKAELRSIRLSREDCGCDCRVYCDPRHCSCSLAGIKCQVDRMSFPCGCTRDGCGNAVGRVEFNPLRVRTHYLHTVMKLDLEKRRQLGGLAGEGLEELSAPSAQAVLPDPEPAACLPSPLTDHLTQRDSLALENEEAVHHLQSAEERDRREQEEQGEGACMEGSVAAFEGEGSLLHSEA, encoded by the exons ATGCTAATGAAGGCCGCTCAGCCACTGGGgccatttcccagaatgcctcacactcaccccagaG GCGGTGAGGTGATGGAGTCTGTGCGGACTCTGGGACTGAAgcgcaggtttgaggaggtggACCCCGGCTCCACCTGCTCTACCCCCAAGGATTCAGACGATGAGGTCTCCAGCAGCGACAGCGCAGAGAGCTGCGACAGCCTCAAcgccccctcctgctcctccaacTCCTCCAACTCCTCCCTGACCC CCACCTCCATCCTGCGGCGGAGGGTGCCCCCGATGGGTGGGAAGCGGGTGCGTTTCGGCGCGGTGACGGTGTTCTACTTCTCGCGGAGGCAGGGCTTCACCAGCGTGCCCAGCCAGGGGGGCAGCTCGCTGGGCATGGCCCGTCGGCACAGCGCCGCCCGCCGCTACACGCTGGGCGAATTCGCCCGCGAGCAGGAGCACGGCCACCTGCAGGCCCTGCGGCGCCACCTGcaccaggagaagctggaggcgCGCAAACGCAAG cTCACGCGTAACGGCACAGTGGCGTGTGCGGCAGCAGAAGCTCTGACCCTCGCTGACGTGTCGGACGAGGACCTGGatgtggagggggtggaggtggacgAGTGCTTCTTCCTGCAGCCGCTGCCAATCAAGCGGCGCCGGGCCCTGCTGCGCGCCTCCGGCATCGGCCGCATCGACGCCCGCGAGAAGGCCGAGCTGCGCTCCATACGCCTGTCCCGCGAGGACTGCGGCTGCGACTGCCGCGTTTACTGCGACCCCCGccactgcagctgcagcctggCCGGCATCAAGTGccag GTGGACAGGATGTCCTTCCCATGTGGCTGTACTCGGGACGGGTGCGGGAACGCGGTGGGACGAGTGGAGTTTAACCCCCTGCGGGTGCGTACCCATTACCTGCACACCGTCATGAAGCTGGACCTGGAGAAGAGGAGGCAGCTGGGGGGCCTGGCGGGAGAAGGGTTGGAGGAGCTCAGCGCTCCCTCTGCCCAGGCCGTACTCCCCGACCCCGAACCTGCGGCCTGTCTCCCTTCCCCCCTTACGGATCACCTGACCCAGCGGGACAGCCTGGCCCTGGAGAACGAGGAGGCCGTGCATCACCTCCAGAGCGCCGAGGAGAGGGACcggagggagcaggaggagcagggcgaGGGGGCCTGCATGGAGGGCAGCGTCGCTGCCTTCGAAGGAGAAGGGAGCCTGCTGCACTCGGAGGCTTAG
- the csrnp2 gene encoding cysteine/serine-rich nuclear protein 2 isoform X2 codes for MESVRTLGLKRRFEEVDPGSTCSTPKDSDDEVSSSDSAESCDSLNAPSCSSNSSNSSLTPTSILRRRVPPMGGKRVRFGAVTVFYFSRRQGFTSVPSQGGSSLGMARRHSAARRYTLGEFAREQEHGHLQALRRHLHQEKLEARKRKLTRNGTVACAAAEALTLADVSDEDLDVEGVEVDECFFLQPLPIKRRRALLRASGIGRIDAREKAELRSIRLSREDCGCDCRVYCDPRHCSCSLAGIKCQVDRMSFPCGCTRDGCGNAVGRVEFNPLRVRTHYLHTVMKLDLEKRRQLGGLAGEGLEELSAPSAQAVLPDPEPAACLPSPLTDHLTQRDSLALENEEAVHHLQSAEERDRREQEEQGEGACMEGSVAAFEGEGSLLHSEA; via the exons ATGGAGTCTGTGCGGACTCTGGGACTGAAgcgcaggtttgaggaggtggACCCCGGCTCCACCTGCTCTACCCCCAAGGATTCAGACGATGAGGTCTCCAGCAGCGACAGCGCAGAGAGCTGCGACAGCCTCAAcgccccctcctgctcctccaacTCCTCCAACTCCTCCCTGACCC CCACCTCCATCCTGCGGCGGAGGGTGCCCCCGATGGGTGGGAAGCGGGTGCGTTTCGGCGCGGTGACGGTGTTCTACTTCTCGCGGAGGCAGGGCTTCACCAGCGTGCCCAGCCAGGGGGGCAGCTCGCTGGGCATGGCCCGTCGGCACAGCGCCGCCCGCCGCTACACGCTGGGCGAATTCGCCCGCGAGCAGGAGCACGGCCACCTGCAGGCCCTGCGGCGCCACCTGcaccaggagaagctggaggcgCGCAAACGCAAG cTCACGCGTAACGGCACAGTGGCGTGTGCGGCAGCAGAAGCTCTGACCCTCGCTGACGTGTCGGACGAGGACCTGGatgtggagggggtggaggtggacgAGTGCTTCTTCCTGCAGCCGCTGCCAATCAAGCGGCGCCGGGCCCTGCTGCGCGCCTCCGGCATCGGCCGCATCGACGCCCGCGAGAAGGCCGAGCTGCGCTCCATACGCCTGTCCCGCGAGGACTGCGGCTGCGACTGCCGCGTTTACTGCGACCCCCGccactgcagctgcagcctggCCGGCATCAAGTGccag GTGGACAGGATGTCCTTCCCATGTGGCTGTACTCGGGACGGGTGCGGGAACGCGGTGGGACGAGTGGAGTTTAACCCCCTGCGGGTGCGTACCCATTACCTGCACACCGTCATGAAGCTGGACCTGGAGAAGAGGAGGCAGCTGGGGGGCCTGGCGGGAGAAGGGTTGGAGGAGCTCAGCGCTCCCTCTGCCCAGGCCGTACTCCCCGACCCCGAACCTGCGGCCTGTCTCCCTTCCCCCCTTACGGATCACCTGACCCAGCGGGACAGCCTGGCCCTGGAGAACGAGGAGGCCGTGCATCACCTCCAGAGCGCCGAGGAGAGGGACcggagggagcaggaggagcagggcgaGGGGGCCTGCATGGAGGGCAGCGTCGCTGCCTTCGAAGGAGAAGGGAGCCTGCTGCACTCGGAGGCTTAG